The genome window AGGCAAATAAAGTAACGATCGGCGGACAAACCCATGCCAAAGCCCTCATCGAAGCAAAACAGGCTAAAATCGCCGTACATATCGGTAGCTTCGAAGGAGAAAACGTCGAGATAGATAGGTTAGAAGGCGGCAAGGTAAAAGCCAAAAAAGCCGTGATAAAATCAGTCATCGGCGGCGAGATAATTGCCGAAAGCGTCGTCATCGACACGCTAGTGTCAAACTCAAACATCATAATCGCCGACACGCTAGAGATAAAAAAACTAAAAGGCGTGAATAATAAAATTTTAGTCGATTTTAGCATGATAAAAAACACGGGCGAGCAGATTAACGAGCGCATGGCAAAGATAAAAACCATCAGAGAGCAGATCGTAAAAATGCCGCGCACGCTAGAGTCCAAAAGATGCGTCATCGAAGAAAATAGAGGCCCGATAAATGTCATCAAGGCTAAAATCGAGGAACTAAAAAGCACGAACAACACTCCGCCCGCGACGTTTATGAAAAAGCTAAAAGAGTATCAGCAGCTAGTACACGAGTACAACGCGCTTTTAAAGGAATTTCGCGAGAAAAAAGCCGCGATCGCCGAACTAAGAGGCGAGATAACAAATATCCAAGAGGGTATATTTAACTCAAAAGTGATAAATCACAGTAATTGGCGCGAATTTAACGAGATAAAATTTAGGCTCGTCGATCCCGCTCGCGACATCACGTATAGCACCCGCGAAAACGAGATCGCGCGAATAATCACGATAGCTAAAGTCGAGACCGAGGACGGCGACATAGACTACGTGATAAAGAAAAAAAATAACGCTAAAAAGGCTTAAATTTGCCTCTTTTTTTAAAATTTGAAAGCGAATTTTACAAGTGCGAGCAAGGCGGCGGTAAGCTAACGATAAATCTAAAAAACGACTGGAACTACAAGCTGCCGGCTCAAATTTGGACTCAGACGGCCGCACTCATCGGCTCAAAGAAATTTAATAAAATCGTTTTAAATTTTAAAGACGTAAAAGAGCTTGATTACGCAGCGGCGCTGTTTTTTAAAAATACCTTTTTAAATGCTCGCAAAAACTACGAGCTCGTAAATTTAAATCCGCACGCTCAAAAGATTTTTGCCTCGATAAATAGCGAAATAAATCCCAAAATAAAGCAGATCATAGACGCCAAACCTCACGAAAATCCGTTCTCTCAAATTGGCAAAAATTTGACCGCGTTTTTTGCGGGGTTTTGCGCGTTTTTAAATTTCATGGGCGAGTTTTTGGTCAAATTTAGTAAGATATTTATGCTAAAAAATATCCGCGTAAAGGAAATTTTGGCTTATTTCGAGGATGCGGGTATAAAGTCGGTTTTTATCGTGTGCCTCACCTCTTTTCTCATCGGCATCGTGCTGGCATATCAGGGCTCAAATTTGCTCGAGAGTTTCGGCGCTACGATAATAATCGTCGAGATGATGGGGCTTTTGACCTTGCGCGAGATAGCTCCACTCATTGCCGCTATCATCGTGGCGGGGCGCCTGGCGTCAAGCTTTACCGCGCAAATCGGCGTTATGAAAATCACCGAAGAGATCGACGCGATGAAAACTATGGGATTTGATCCGTTTAAATTTCTCGTTTTGCCTCGCGTGATAGCTCTCATCGTCGCCATGCCGCTTATCGTATTTTTAGCCGACGTGGCGGGGATTTTCGGCGAGATGATCGTGATGGAAAACTACTTAAACATCAGCTTTGATAGCTATCTGGCGAGATTTGGCCAAGAGGTAGATATAAAGCACCTTTACGTCGGGCTTTTTAAGGCACCGTTTTTTGGCGTCGTGATCGCGTTTATCGGCTGCATGAGAGGCTTTCAGATCGGCGGAAACACCCAAAGCGTGGGCACTTATACGACCGTAAGCGTGGTAAACGCGATATTTGGCGTGATTATGGTGGACGCGCTGTTTTCGATTATTTTCACGCAGTTAGGCATATAAATGATAATAAAAGCGACTGATTTAACGACGAAATTCGGCGACCGAGTGATCCACGACGGGCTAAATTTCCACGTAAACGAGGCTGAAATTTACGGGCTACTAGGCGGTAGCGGTACGGGCAAATCGACGCTAATGAAAACGATGATATATCTAAAAGAGCCAAGCGCCGGCAAGGTCGAGATGCTAGGGCGCGATCTGTGGTCGCTAGATGAGGCGGCTAGGCAGGAGATAAAGCTCGCTTGCAGCGTGATGTTTCAGTTTGGCGCGCTTTATACCTCGATGAACGTACTGGAAAATATCTACATCCTGCTAAAAGAGTATAGCGGGATGAGCGAGCGCTCGATGCGCGAGATAGCGATGTTTTGGCTGCAAAAAGTAGGCCTTAACGAAAACGTCGCGCTGCAATACCCAAGCGAGCTAAGCGGCGGTATGAAAAAGCGCGTGGCGATGGCTAGGGCTCTAGTGCTAAGTCCTAAAATTCTGTTTTTAGACGAGCCAAACTCCGGCCTTGACCCAAGTAGTGCGCGGGCGTTTGACGAGCTAGTGGTGGAGCTACGAGATACGCTTGGCGTCACGGTCGTGATGGTGACGCACGATATAGATAGTATTTGCACGATTTTGGATAGATTTTTGATACTTCAGGATAAAAAGATAGCCTTCGAGGGGACCTTTGAGCAGCTGATGCAAATGCCAGAAAATCCGCTCGAAGAGCTTTTAAAAACAAGGAAAAACGGTGGGAAATAAAATAAATTATACTTTGATAGGCCTCTTTTTCGTGCTCGTAGTGAGCGCGCTAGGTATCGCGGCGTGGTGGCTGGGCGGATACGGGAAAAAAGCCGATGATTACAGGTCGTATTTCATCAAAACTACAAGCCTGCCAAGCGGCATCAAAAAGGACTCCACGGTCAAATTTATCGGCGTAGACGCGGGCACGGTCAAGGATATCCGATTTGCCGACGAAAAAGAGGCGCTCATCGAGCTTGAACTCTCCGTAAGGAAAGACATACCGATAAGAACCGATAGCACGGCGTCTGCGGAGATACAGGGCATCACGGGCATCGGCTACCTAAACATCTCGCGCGGTAGCATGGACAGCCCGCTCTTTGATAAAAACGAAAAAGCCTACATCGGGCTTGAGGCGAGCTTTTTTGATAAAATCGGCGACAGAGCCGAGTATCTAACGAAAAATTTAGAGTCTACCTTTAAAAATATCAATAAATTTTTAAGCGACGAAAACGCTGCTAAATTTTCGTCTATCCTAGTTTCAGTTGATGAAGCCGCAAAAAAGATAAACGCCGGAAATCTCGATATAAACGCGACTATCGCAAACGCGAACGAGGTTTTGGCAAATGCAAATTTGACGCTAACCGAGCTAAAAAAAGCGCTAAAAAACGCCTCGGGCACGCTTGAGTTCGTAAATTCGTTTACGACCAAGGCCACGGACGCCGCGCAGGCGCTAAAAAATCTACAAACTGCGATAGCAGAAAAGATAAAAAGCGGCGAATACGACGTGAAAGACGCGCTAAATACGATTGGCGACGAGACGGAGAGGACGCTGCTTAGCTTCCAAAAGCTCATTTCGGATTTTAGAAATACCCTTTTTAGACTCGAGGACGACCCGTACGAATTTTTCTTTAAAGATACGCAGAAAAAGGACGAAAAATGAAAATTTTAAGCACGGTTTTAGCTCTGGTGGCGCTGTTTTTTAGCGGTTGTAGCGTTTTGGCAAAGCCTGCGCCTAGGACGAATTATTTTATGCTAGGCGGCGCGGAGGATAAATTTAAAGAGTGCGAAAATAGGCCCGAAAAAACGGTTTTCATCGAGGAGGTGCGGGTTTTTGGCGCGTACGAGAGCCGAGAAGTCCTAAAGATAGACGCAAACGGCGAGATCCGTCCGCTAAAAAATGTCAAATTTTTAGCGCTCCCAAGCGAGATGGCGAGGCGAAATTTGATCATAGCCGCAAGCGATCAATGCGCGTTTAAGCCGTCTTTTAAAAACGCGGACATAAGCGTAAAGTCAAATTTACTCACCCTTCAAATCAAAGATCAAAAAGCGCAAATTTCGATGATGTTTAGCTTTTTTAAAGACGGCAAAGAGCTAAAAAGCGTCGTGCTAAACTCGCAAAAAGATGCAGGCGCGGACGAGGGCGAAATCGCGATGAAGGCTCTAAACGCCGCCTTTAGCGAGGTTACGGATAAATTTTTGCAAGAATTAATCAAATTTTAGAGATAATCGCAAATTTTAAAGGAAAACGATGATAAAAGCGATCGAGGGCGTCATAACCAAAAAAGAGCCCGCAAATCTCATCTTAAAAACAGCCGGCGGCGTGAGCTACGGCGTAGCTATCTCGCTTTTTTGCTCGGCAAAGCTCGAGCGAGGCCAGAGCGTGGAGCTAAACATCACGCAGATCATCCGCGAGGATGTGGATTTGCTTTACGGATTTTTAGATAGCAACGAGCAAAAGATGTTTGAGATGCTGATAAAACTAAGCGGTATCGGCGCGGCGACGGCGATGGCGGTGTGCTCGAGCCTAAATCCGAACGCATTTTTAAACGCGGTTAAAAGCGGAGATGCGGCGGCGCTACAAACGGTGCCGGGCATCGGCGCAAAGACGGCTAGACGCATCATCGCCGAACTTAGCGACGCAAAGATGACGATGGACGAAAATCTGCCTAGCTATCAGCACGAAGCGATCTTGGCGCTTGAGAGCCTCGGCTTTAAAAGAGAAAAGATAACCAAGGCGCTTAGCGAGTGCGACGCTCAAAATACGGGCGAACTCGTCAAACAAGCCCTAAAAAAACTAGCATAAAAAAGGAAAAGATATGAAATTTGCTGTGATATTCGGCGCTAAAAGCTACGAACACGAGATCAGTATCGTGAGCGCAATAGCCCTAAAAAAGGTGCTAAAAAACGAACCTTTATTTATATTTTGCGATAAATTTAGAGAATTTTACTTGATAAACGGCGCCGATATGAAGGCTAATTTCTTTAGCTCTGGCAAGTATAAAAACAACAAAAAACTCGCTCTTAAGCAGGGCGGATTTTTCGCTGGCGGGTTACTCGGCGAGAAAAAGATCGAGGCGGACGTATTTATAAATTTAGTCCACGGTATGGACGGCGAGGACGGTAAGATCGCGGCGCTGCTCGAGTTTTACGGCCTTAGCTATATCGGCCCTCGCGTGGAGGCTAGCGCGCTAAGCTACAACAAGGAGCTAACCAAGCTGCTCGCGCAAAAAGCGGGCGTAAATACCCTAAACTACGAGGTTGTAAGCAGAGGAAAGGCGCCTAGCCTGCCGCTGCCCGTGATCCTAAAGCCTCTTCGCCTAGGAAGCTCGATCGGAGTTAGCGTGATAAAAGACGCTAACGAGCTAGAATACGGCCTAGACGTGGCATACGAGTTTGACAAAGAGATCCTGGTAGAGCCCTTTATCGAGGGCGTGAAGGAGTACAATCTAGCAGGCTGCAAGACGGGCGGCGAGATCAAATTTTCCATCATCGAAGAGCCTAAAAAGAAGGAATTTCTAGACTACGAGCAAAAATATATGAGCTTTTCAAACGAGAGCAGGGTGCGCGAGGCCGACATCGGCGCAGAGTTAGCCGCCAAGCTAAAACAAAGCTTTGAGCGCATCTACAACTGCGGCTTTGACGGGGCGCTGATACGCTGCGACTTTTTCGAGATAAACGGCGAAGTATATCTAAACGAGATCAATCCAAATCCGGGCAGCTTGGCGAATTATCTATTTGACGATTTTGAGGGGACGCTGGAGCGACTCGCCGTAAGCTTACCCAAAGAGCGCGAGATAAATATCGACTACAAATTTATCAACTCTATAACGTCAGCGAAAGGCAAGCTGTAAAGAAACGTCGGCATTTCCCGGTGCCTTTTTAGCAAATTTGACCGCTTTAAACGGCTTGTTTTTGGCGGCTTTTCAAAAAACTTGGTTGCGATTGTTGCACTTTGAGATATCGTTACTAAATTTGGTCGCCGGTTTTTAAATTTTAAAGCTTGGCAGATGACGATTGAAAGCTGATTGCGGTCTTTTAGTTATCCAAATACCATTTCTAGGATCGGCAGTATTTATTGGCATATAGTTTTTGGCTTGTAGTGTTAAAATGTCGATTTGCGGGCCAAATTTAGCTTAATTTTCAAACCGATCGGCTTGGTTTTTACGAAATTTGGCAAACCGATATTTCTTCGAATTTACTGTGTTTGGCTCGGTTGTAAATTTAAAATCTCTATTTTAAAGTCCTGTTTTTTGGGTAAATTTTGCTCATTTTCCATGCTAAAGCCAAATTCCGCCCGCCCTTTACATGCTTGCAAATTTCGCGCCAAAAATATAAAATACTCTAAAATAAATTTCAAAGAACATAATGCGCTATTATATTTTAATTTGAATTTAAAGATAATATGCTATATTTTACATAAAATTTTACACAAAGAACACAAATGACTACTTTTAGCAAAGATGAAATTTACACGGCGACCGAAGTGGTGCGAAATTTCAGCGCCGTCTTGGGTAAAGTCGGCAAGGCGCAGATGAAGCGCGCGGTGATCGTCAAAAATAATAAATTTGAAGCCGTGCTGCTAAATATGGGCGAGTATGAGCGCCTATGCGAGGCTGTGGAGGTACTGCAAAGCATTTATGAGGCTAAAAAACGAGCCGGAAGCGGCGAATAATGGCGGTCAAAGAGGTAAAATACGGCGGCAAAATTTACCGCATCAGCTACGAAACCGTAAATCCCGCGCACAAGGACGTCGCGCTATTTTTGCACGGCTGGGGCGCAAACAAAGAGATCATGAAAAAGGCTTTCGGCACGTATTTTAAGGACTTTCGGCACGTTTACGTCGATATGCCCGGCTTTGGCGCGAGCAGTATGCACGGCGCGCTAGCGACGAAAGACTACGCAAAAATCATGAAATCCTTTTTAGACGAGCTTGGCGCGAACCCCAAAATCATCTTTGGACATAGCTTCGGCGGCAAGGTCGCAACCCTGCTCAATCCCGAATATCTCGCGCTTTTAAGCTCGGCCGGCATCGTAGCTAAAAAGCCGCTTTGGGTGCGATTTAAGATCGCTTTGTTTAAATTT of Campylobacter showae contains these proteins:
- a CDS encoding MlaE family ABC transporter permease, translated to MPLFLKFESEFYKCEQGGGKLTINLKNDWNYKLPAQIWTQTAALIGSKKFNKIVLNFKDVKELDYAAALFFKNTFLNARKNYELVNLNPHAQKIFASINSEINPKIKQIIDAKPHENPFSQIGKNLTAFFAGFCAFLNFMGEFLVKFSKIFMLKNIRVKEILAYFEDAGIKSVFIVCLTSFLIGIVLAYQGSNLLESFGATIIIVEMMGLLTLREIAPLIAAIIVAGRLASSFTAQIGVMKITEEIDAMKTMGFDPFKFLVLPRVIALIVAMPLIVFLADVAGIFGEMIVMENYLNISFDSYLARFGQEVDIKHLYVGLFKAPFFGVVIAFIGCMRGFQIGGNTQSVGTYTTVSVVNAIFGVIMVDALFSIIFTQLGI
- a CDS encoding ABC transporter ATP-binding protein — protein: MIIKATDLTTKFGDRVIHDGLNFHVNEAEIYGLLGGSGTGKSTLMKTMIYLKEPSAGKVEMLGRDLWSLDEAARQEIKLACSVMFQFGALYTSMNVLENIYILLKEYSGMSERSMREIAMFWLQKVGLNENVALQYPSELSGGMKKRVAMARALVLSPKILFLDEPNSGLDPSSARAFDELVVELRDTLGVTVVMVTHDIDSICTILDRFLILQDKKIAFEGTFEQLMQMPENPLEELLKTRKNGGK
- a CDS encoding MlaD family protein, translating into MGNKINYTLIGLFFVLVVSALGIAAWWLGGYGKKADDYRSYFIKTTSLPSGIKKDSTVKFIGVDAGTVKDIRFADEKEALIELELSVRKDIPIRTDSTASAEIQGITGIGYLNISRGSMDSPLFDKNEKAYIGLEASFFDKIGDRAEYLTKNLESTFKNINKFLSDENAAKFSSILVSVDEAAKKINAGNLDINATIANANEVLANANLTLTELKKALKNASGTLEFVNSFTTKATDAAQALKNLQTAIAEKIKSGEYDVKDALNTIGDETERTLLSFQKLISDFRNTLFRLEDDPYEFFFKDTQKKDEK
- the ruvA gene encoding Holliday junction branch migration protein RuvA, with product MIKAIEGVITKKEPANLILKTAGGVSYGVAISLFCSAKLERGQSVELNITQIIREDVDLLYGFLDSNEQKMFEMLIKLSGIGAATAMAVCSSLNPNAFLNAVKSGDAAALQTVPGIGAKTARRIIAELSDAKMTMDENLPSYQHEAILALESLGFKREKITKALSECDAQNTGELVKQALKKLA
- a CDS encoding D-alanine--D-alanine ligase, whose protein sequence is MKFAVIFGAKSYEHEISIVSAIALKKVLKNEPLFIFCDKFREFYLINGADMKANFFSSGKYKNNKKLALKQGGFFAGGLLGEKKIEADVFINLVHGMDGEDGKIAALLEFYGLSYIGPRVEASALSYNKELTKLLAQKAGVNTLNYEVVSRGKAPSLPLPVILKPLRLGSSIGVSVIKDANELEYGLDVAYEFDKEILVEPFIEGVKEYNLAGCKTGGEIKFSIIEEPKKKEFLDYEQKYMSFSNESRVREADIGAELAAKLKQSFERIYNCGFDGALIRCDFFEINGEVYLNEINPNPGSLANYLFDDFEGTLERLAVSLPKEREINIDYKFINSITSAKGKL
- a CDS encoding type II toxin-antitoxin system Phd/YefM family antitoxin, coding for MTTFSKDEIYTATEVVRNFSAVLGKVGKAQMKRAVIVKNNKFEAVLLNMGEYERLCEAVEVLQSIYEAKKRAGSGE